GCGACCATCGCCACCATCCTTGGAACCCTGGCGGCCGTGGCCCTGGTGCGGTCGGGACGGTTCAAGGGACGGCTGCTGTTCTCGGGCATGATCTACGCGCCGCTGGTGATGCCAGAGGTGATCCTGGGGCTGTCCCTGCTGCTGCTGTTCGTGGCCTTCGGCCTGCCGCGCGGCTTCTGGACGGTGACCGTCAGCCACGCCACCGTCACCCTCTGCTACGTCACCGTGGTGGTGCAGGCCCGCCTAGTGAGCTTCGACAAGGCCCTGGAGGAAGCCGCCCGCGATCTGGGCTGCACGCCCCTCCAGGCCTTCTTCGCCGTCACCCTGCCCAATATCGCGCCCGCCGTGGCAGCAGCCTGGATGCTGGCCTTTACCCTGTCGCTGGATGATCTGGTGATCGCCAGCTTCACCTCAGGTCCCGGCGCGACGACTCTGCCCATGCGGATCTACAGCCAGGTGCGGCTGGGGGTCAGCCCGGAGATCAACGCGGTCTCCACCC
The sequence above is drawn from the Phenylobacterium glaciei genome and encodes:
- a CDS encoding ABC transporter permease, which translates into the protein MKGPSTFNRVSVAAGLAFLYLPIVLLVIYSFNASRLVTVWGGFSTKWYAALLKDDQLLDAIGVTLRVGLLSATIATILGTLAAVALVRSGRFKGRLLFSGMIYAPLVMPEVILGLSLLLLFVAFGLPRGFWTVTVSHATVTLCYVTVVVQARLVSFDKALEEAARDLGCTPLQAFFAVTLPNIAPAVAAAWMLAFTLSLDDLVIASFTSGPGATTLPMRIYSQVRLGVSPEINAVSTLLIGLVATGVIGAYLFQQRRGAREV